One genomic region from Halobacteriovorax vibrionivorans encodes:
- a CDS encoding tRNA threonylcarbamoyladenosine dehydratase, which yields MSNHEQRFNGIAALLGEREFSIVKDSHIMVIGLGGVGTWCVESIARLGVNKITLVDLDDICVSNTNRQLHALEGNYGKMKADALAERIAKINPDCKVTCHYCFFNEKNMEKIFAEKPSIIIDTIDAPREKAILINECYKREVKVVSSGAIGGKVDPTMITVAELSKTKQDMLYRKVRQELKKKHLYPLGRSKAKVQCVYSPEPSKKIKKCDLEQTSKALKLDCNGGLGTATYMTGTVGFLLSHLAIKELLK from the coding sequence ATGTCAAATCACGAACAAAGATTTAATGGAATTGCTGCTTTATTAGGGGAGCGAGAATTCTCTATTGTTAAAGACTCTCACATTATGGTCATTGGACTAGGTGGAGTTGGTACGTGGTGTGTCGAGTCCATTGCACGATTAGGTGTGAATAAGATCACTCTCGTTGATCTTGATGATATCTGTGTTTCAAATACAAACCGACAACTTCATGCCCTTGAAGGAAATTACGGTAAAATGAAGGCCGACGCTTTGGCCGAACGAATTGCAAAGATTAATCCAGACTGTAAGGTTACATGTCATTATTGCTTCTTTAATGAAAAGAATATGGAAAAGATTTTTGCAGAGAAGCCTTCGATTATAATTGATACGATTGATGCCCCTCGTGAAAAAGCGATTCTTATTAATGAATGCTATAAGCGAGAAGTCAAAGTGGTGAGCTCTGGTGCGATCGGTGGGAAAGTTGATCCTACAATGATCACTGTTGCTGAGCTCTCAAAAACTAAGCAAGATATGCTGTATCGAAAAGTAAGGCAGGAGCTAAAGAAAAAACATCTCTATCCTCTAGGCAGATCAAAAGCAAAGGTTCAGTGTGTTTACTCGCCTGAGCCATCAAAGAAGATTAAAAAGTGCGATCTTGAGCAAACATCTAAGGCTTTAAAGTTAGATTGCAATGGTGGACTAGGAACGGCCACTTATATGACAGGAACAGTAGGTTTCTTGCTTTCTCATTTAGCTATCAAAGAGCTTTTAAAGTAA
- a CDS encoding alpha/beta fold hydrolase, with translation MKIFNLLIILIFVSSCASSSKNELSFDAELSQFKYPFPVKTYEFSTQTQKLKMRYMDIGKSKSKVAVLLHGKNFAGFYWERIANDLVKKGYRVIIPDQIGFGKSSKPDNYHYSFPQLAKNTHGLIKSLGVRKYIVVGHSMGGMLAVNMGAMYRDIRKVVLVNPIGLEAYLDYVEYKDPEFFFKSEMNKTVDKARAYQRKNYYDGAWSNSYEALLTPFKGQLNGPDYEVVAWNAALTYGPIFEDNIVVKFPKIKAKTVLILGTRDRTGPGRGWKRKGVKRKLGQYQNLGREIKKENPKLKLIELKGLGHMPQFEDYNRFSKVFFREF, from the coding sequence ATGAAAATATTCAATCTTCTAATCATATTAATTTTTGTATCTTCTTGTGCTTCTTCATCTAAGAACGAACTCTCATTTGATGCAGAATTATCTCAATTTAAATATCCATTTCCAGTTAAAACATATGAATTCTCAACTCAAACGCAAAAGTTAAAAATGAGATATATGGATATTGGTAAGTCAAAGTCAAAAGTTGCTGTCCTACTTCACGGCAAAAACTTTGCAGGATTTTATTGGGAGAGAATTGCAAATGATCTTGTGAAAAAAGGTTATCGAGTTATTATTCCAGATCAAATAGGATTTGGAAAAAGCTCGAAACCAGACAACTATCATTATAGTTTTCCTCAGCTAGCAAAGAATACTCATGGATTAATAAAATCACTAGGAGTGCGTAAGTATATCGTTGTTGGTCATTCAATGGGGGGAATGCTTGCTGTGAATATGGGGGCCATGTATCGAGACATTAGAAAGGTTGTACTCGTAAATCCAATTGGCTTAGAAGCATATCTTGATTATGTCGAATATAAAGACCCTGAATTTTTCTTTAAAAGTGAAATGAATAAAACAGTCGATAAGGCCCGCGCCTATCAGCGAAAAAATTATTATGATGGAGCTTGGTCAAATTCATATGAAGCATTATTAACTCCATTTAAAGGTCAGTTAAATGGACCAGATTATGAAGTTGTTGCTTGGAATGCGGCCTTAACTTATGGACCTATATTTGAAGATAATATCGTTGTTAAATTTCCTAAAATTAAAGCCAAGACGGTTTTAATATTAGGTACTCGCGATCGAACAGGTCCTGGACGAGGTTGGAAAAGAAAAGGTGTTAAGAGAAAGTTAGGACAGTATCAAAATTTAGGTCGAGAAATAAAAAAAGAAAACCCTAAGCTTAAGCTCATTGAGCTAAAAGGCTTAGGGCATATGCCTCAGTTTGAAGACTATAATCGTTTCTCTAAAGTGTTCTTTAGAGAGTTTTAA
- a CDS encoding bacteriohemerythrin, protein MKTNNIIATTFTLSLTITCLIGYLTNSGVIASLPFVLATIPTLVMFYIMQKKHRDSLTELMGKLDYLQRNIIGTNSQFFDSCEQLEDSTNEQASAVVETSATSDEISAMITRTTESISSFESNIKEINQLIGNSDKSLERLEENIEASLDTSRDINASLSDIATNLNGFLHTFSEVESKAQLINDIVFQTKLLSFNASVEAARAGEHGKGFSVVAEEIGKLATTSGDSADAINYTLSEAQTKLNTLIEKIEESSKSLGTRLDETANSCDHTLLEFKNSFNQTNEETLKMNQQIEEITVAAREQENGVIELRDAIHLINNSTQRSTLVVSQTLKLASTINDYLKDLRHSIHKTKTEKHIVTSSAIEEIPWDKKYAIGIPKVDSEHEELLKRINTLIRAMNTQQGIAKAFEDLKGYVVFHFDEEEEYMRSINYPSYESHKRVHEKLLSNVAKFEAQLKTGQVEKDKLASFLKNWLFTHIMGIDTKYADHARQQGVKLVA, encoded by the coding sequence ATGAAAACTAACAATATTATCGCCACTACATTTACCTTATCACTAACTATTACTTGTTTAATTGGTTACTTAACTAATTCAGGTGTCATTGCATCACTACCATTTGTGCTCGCAACAATACCAACATTGGTCATGTTCTATATTATGCAAAAAAAGCATCGGGATTCACTTACCGAATTAATGGGGAAACTTGATTATCTTCAAAGAAACATCATTGGGACAAACTCTCAGTTCTTTGATTCATGTGAGCAGCTTGAAGATAGTACTAATGAACAAGCAAGCGCTGTCGTAGAAACAAGTGCTACCAGTGACGAAATTAGTGCAATGATCACAAGAACAACTGAATCAATTTCATCATTTGAAAGCAATATTAAAGAGATTAACCAGCTTATTGGAAATAGTGATAAGTCCCTTGAAAGGCTTGAAGAAAATATTGAAGCCAGCCTAGACACAAGTCGTGATATTAATGCGTCACTAAGTGACATAGCAACAAATTTAAATGGTTTTCTACATACTTTTAGCGAAGTCGAAAGTAAGGCACAACTTATCAACGACATTGTTTTCCAGACTAAGCTCTTATCATTTAACGCTTCAGTAGAGGCGGCCAGAGCAGGAGAGCATGGAAAAGGATTCTCTGTTGTAGCCGAGGAGATTGGAAAGCTTGCAACAACAAGTGGTGATAGTGCGGATGCGATTAACTACACTCTTTCTGAAGCACAAACAAAACTAAATACACTTATTGAAAAGATCGAAGAAAGCAGTAAATCACTTGGAACAAGATTAGATGAAACGGCCAATTCTTGCGATCATACTCTTTTAGAGTTTAAAAATAGCTTCAATCAAACAAATGAAGAAACTTTAAAAATGAATCAGCAGATCGAAGAAATTACAGTCGCTGCTAGAGAGCAAGAAAATGGTGTTATTGAACTAAGAGATGCTATTCACTTAATCAATAACTCAACTCAAAGAAGTACACTTGTCGTTTCGCAAACACTGAAACTAGCAAGTACTATTAATGATTACCTAAAAGATTTAAGACACTCAATTCATAAAACTAAGACTGAAAAGCATATTGTAACTTCATCAGCAATCGAAGAGATTCCTTGGGATAAAAAATATGCAATTGGTATACCGAAGGTAGATAGCGAGCACGAGGAATTATTAAAAAGAATCAATACTCTTATCCGTGCGATGAACACTCAACAAGGTATCGCTAAAGCTTTTGAGGATTTAAAAGGATACGTAGTATTTCACTTTGATGAAGAAGAAGAATATATGCGTTCAATAAACTATCCATCTTATGAATCTCATAAGAGAGTACACGAGAAGCTTCTTTCAAATGTTGCAAAGTTTGAAGCGCAGCTCAAGACTGGACAAGTTGAAAAAGATAAGCTTGCAAGCTTCCTTAAAAACTGGCTATTCACACATATTATGGGAATTGATACGAAGTATGCAGATCATGCTAGGCAACAAGGTGTTAAACTCGTTGCCTAA
- a CDS encoding tetratricopeptide repeat protein, whose amino-acid sequence MIKFRVKTKSNKVLGPFIFSELVELGEKDAIDQNCLFQKFPTGDWAPVGAIPELSNLFEKINSDEPLKLSENTDKDEPQEEVRYAQTDSEQKHHTLIGEDKTEFNEFKFSKDKKLDINYDEIEEKFKAKKEQEEIEAQNAGVEKTVVVKMPAFKSPEKESDEIEKTVVVNNLQDVLDESDDEEDEKKEKAEEVVEEPEEVVEDDAATAMFNLEELKKEQLPTKTEDYSDLELKIKQEERNLKKKGKPKEQPKLESKKTKKEASNKRRNLTMALFLVVTLIFLMPDEKKDIETVVVPKIVFPVATEVAAPKKAQESYIAGLKLFQKDDYISRVAAAQKFYESLRYKFNKNPASGKLIHVYSDLLIDTQKTKKAGQVISKLLRIEESKLLNDIDVVIGAAQFYAFFKKYETAIFTIERYNYLKSNKPSVKLFSIYLNYLLKAGELDKAKIVYEKLSGAKVKTVESIDAMVNYLLLNENSTDALKLIQKHENKFKNNYRFLIVYGELLLELEKMDTLKKVGAILTAKYGGGSPYNFAQGLKFMGFVKAYDKDIQGATKLFQQSLKIYDDESLRDTLATLDVAGSDLTQKVISTSKIKVLIRQSKDEAMLLNWDRAFELALRAVSLDETSIDAKLYLAELQVKRGYFDFAIKTLTKLRALHPVNPRINYALIMANLKSYKKDEAKRLLSALSTSEEFRETFEFQMLLAHYYNLIANDKMAFDKFKAASQINPLSDEAFFEMAKIAFKNKKFKQTKLFLNEAMSLNPSNIDYKILNSKVLYETDGVRTAIGYLRQELLEHRDNPKLYGQIAVYYYRDQDFEAFKEMKEVLDRLNKKDGALYAYLVEVSEIERDYNDLVENALKLLVYEPGNLLIREKLIITYIHLKQYANATKHINILEKRLPTYPRINYYRSKIFFEQNNYKQAEAFAKKEIEMHPNSEYGYYILGEIYLRAKKVQEAKANLSKAIQINKRYFDAIFSMGKLTFQTREFVPSLQFFQRAYRLNPTDADLNKMMGFLYKELGQPNLAIDKFNRYLTLSPNALDRRNIMSLINQLKR is encoded by the coding sequence ATGATTAAGTTTCGTGTCAAAACCAAGTCGAACAAGGTTTTGGGCCCTTTTATATTCTCTGAACTAGTTGAATTAGGCGAAAAAGATGCTATCGATCAAAACTGCCTTTTTCAGAAGTTTCCTACAGGAGACTGGGCACCGGTGGGTGCAATTCCAGAGCTTTCAAATCTCTTTGAAAAAATAAATTCAGATGAACCTTTAAAATTAAGTGAGAATACTGACAAAGATGAACCTCAAGAAGAGGTTAGATATGCGCAAACTGATAGTGAGCAAAAGCATCACACATTAATTGGTGAAGATAAAACAGAGTTCAATGAATTCAAGTTCTCTAAGGATAAGAAGCTCGATATTAACTACGATGAAATCGAAGAGAAGTTTAAGGCCAAGAAAGAACAGGAAGAAATTGAAGCACAAAATGCAGGTGTTGAGAAAACAGTAGTTGTTAAAATGCCAGCTTTTAAGTCACCAGAGAAAGAAAGTGATGAAATAGAAAAAACAGTTGTTGTTAATAATCTTCAAGATGTACTTGATGAATCTGATGATGAAGAAGATGAGAAAAAAGAGAAAGCTGAAGAGGTTGTAGAGGAGCCAGAAGAGGTTGTCGAGGATGATGCAGCTACAGCTATGTTCAATCTAGAAGAGCTTAAAAAAGAGCAATTGCCAACTAAGACTGAAGATTACAGTGACTTAGAATTAAAGATTAAACAAGAAGAGAGAAACCTTAAAAAGAAGGGGAAGCCAAAAGAGCAGCCTAAGCTTGAGTCTAAAAAGACAAAGAAAGAAGCCAGTAATAAGAGAAGAAATCTTACGATGGCCCTTTTCTTAGTTGTTACCCTCATTTTTTTAATGCCTGATGAGAAGAAAGATATCGAGACAGTTGTTGTTCCAAAGATTGTCTTTCCTGTCGCAACAGAGGTAGCAGCTCCAAAGAAGGCCCAAGAAAGCTATATTGCGGGGCTTAAACTATTTCAAAAAGATGATTATATCTCACGCGTAGCTGCGGCCCAAAAGTTCTATGAGTCTCTACGTTACAAGTTTAACAAGAACCCAGCATCAGGAAAACTTATTCATGTTTATAGTGATTTGTTGATAGACACTCAAAAAACAAAGAAAGCTGGGCAAGTTATTTCTAAGCTTTTGCGTATTGAGGAAAGTAAATTATTAAATGATATTGATGTTGTAATAGGTGCAGCACAGTTTTATGCCTTTTTTAAAAAGTATGAAACAGCAATCTTTACAATCGAGAGATATAATTACTTAAAGTCTAATAAACCCTCTGTAAAACTATTTTCAATATATCTAAATTACCTATTAAAAGCAGGGGAGTTAGACAAAGCAAAAATCGTTTACGAAAAACTAAGTGGCGCTAAGGTGAAAACAGTAGAGTCAATCGATGCAATGGTTAATTACTTACTACTTAATGAAAATAGTACCGATGCTCTTAAGCTTATTCAAAAACATGAAAATAAGTTTAAAAATAATTATCGATTCTTAATAGTATATGGAGAGCTTCTCTTAGAGCTTGAAAAAATGGATACCTTAAAGAAAGTTGGTGCTATTTTAACAGCAAAATATGGTGGGGGATCTCCTTATAATTTTGCACAAGGTCTCAAGTTTATGGGATTTGTAAAAGCATATGATAAGGATATCCAGGGAGCAACGAAGCTTTTTCAACAATCATTAAAAATTTATGATGATGAATCTCTTAGAGACACCCTCGCTACTTTAGACGTTGCCGGAAGTGATCTAACACAAAAGGTTATTTCAACAAGTAAGATTAAAGTTCTGATTAGACAGTCTAAAGATGAAGCTATGCTTCTAAATTGGGATCGAGCATTTGAATTGGCCCTAAGAGCAGTATCTTTAGATGAAACAAGTATAGATGCAAAATTATATTTAGCTGAGTTACAAGTTAAGCGTGGATACTTTGATTTTGCTATAAAGACACTTACAAAGCTAAGAGCACTTCACCCTGTTAATCCTAGAATCAATTATGCTCTAATTATGGCAAATCTGAAGTCTTATAAGAAAGATGAGGCCAAGAGATTATTATCTGCACTTTCAACTAGTGAGGAATTTAGAGAAACATTTGAATTTCAAATGCTACTTGCTCATTATTATAACCTAATTGCTAATGATAAAATGGCATTTGATAAATTTAAAGCAGCTTCTCAAATTAACCCGTTAAGTGATGAAGCATTCTTTGAAATGGCAAAGATTGCATTTAAGAATAAAAAGTTTAAACAAACAAAATTATTCTTAAATGAGGCCATGAGTTTAAACCCTTCAAATATTGATTATAAAATTCTTAATAGTAAGGTTTTATATGAAACAGATGGTGTAAGAACTGCCATTGGTTACTTAAGACAGGAGCTTCTCGAGCATAGAGATAACCCTAAGTTATATGGTCAGATTGCAGTTTATTATTACCGTGATCAGGACTTTGAAGCATTTAAAGAAATGAAAGAAGTTCTTGATCGTCTTAATAAAAAAGATGGTGCACTATATGCATACCTAGTCGAGGTTTCTGAAATAGAAAGAGATTATAATGACTTGGTTGAAAATGCTTTAAAGTTACTTGTGTATGAGCCAGGAAATTTATTAATACGTGAAAAACTTATCATTACTTATATTCATTTAAAGCAATATGCGAATGCAACTAAGCATATCAATATCTTAGAAAAGAGACTTCCTACTTATCCTCGTATTAATTACTACCGATCAAAAATATTCTTTGAGCAAAATAATTATAAGCAGGCCGAGGCATTTGCTAAGAAAGAGATAGAAATGCATCCAAACTCTGAATATGGGTACTATATTCTAGGCGAAATTTATTTAAGGGCCAAAAAAGTTCAAGAGGCCAAGGCAAATCTTTCTAAAGCTATTCAGATTAATAAACGCTATTTTGATGCGATATTTTCAATGGGGAAGCTTACATTTCAAACACGTGAGTTTGTGCCTTCTCTGCAGTTCTTTCAGCGCGCATACCGCTTAAATCCGACTGATGCAGACTTGAATAAGATGATGGGTTTCCTATATAAAGAGCTTGGACAACCTAATCTTGCTATCGATAAATTTAATCGTTATTTAACATTAAGTCCTAACGCGCTTGATCGTAGAAATATTATGAGCTTAATAAATCAATTAAAGCGTTGA
- a CDS encoding M24 family metallopeptidase: protein MKDQSKTIQDVGCSFDIDKYLNARKLTIEAVKEVSALVCVGMTEDDGQKLIDEVLARKGVEKKWHPTKFRIGKNTVKSFREKSDEGVTLKEDDLFFIDIGPVFDGHEGDYGETFVTSNNPEYLKIKKASEDVFHTTANKCRDEGLTGVELYEFAQSYARDLGYELNLKMSGHRLADFPHAVYFRGSLGSSDIKPKKNLWILEIHIRHPENEYGAFFEDLI, encoded by the coding sequence ATGAAAGATCAATCTAAAACCATTCAAGATGTTGGTTGTTCATTTGATATTGATAAATATTTAAATGCAAGAAAGCTAACGATTGAGGCCGTTAAAGAAGTCTCTGCTTTGGTTTGTGTCGGTATGACAGAAGATGATGGTCAAAAGCTAATAGATGAAGTTTTGGCCAGGAAGGGTGTAGAGAAGAAATGGCATCCAACGAAATTTCGTATTGGAAAGAACACAGTAAAGTCTTTTCGAGAGAAGTCTGATGAAGGTGTAACTCTAAAAGAAGATGATCTCTTCTTTATTGATATCGGTCCCGTCTTTGATGGCCACGAAGGTGATTACGGTGAAACCTTCGTAACATCTAATAATCCAGAATATTTGAAAATTAAAAAAGCTAGTGAAGATGTTTTTCATACTACTGCCAATAAATGTCGCGATGAGGGCCTTACTGGAGTTGAGTTATATGAGTTTGCGCAATCATACGCTAGAGATTTAGGTTATGAACTTAACTTAAAAATGAGTGGTCATCGTTTAGCGGACTTTCCACATGCTGTCTATTTCCGTGGAAGCCTTGGTTCAAGTGATATAAAGCCAAAGAAGAATCTTTGGATTTTAGAAATTCATATTCGCCATCCTGAGAATGAATACGGTGCCTTCTTTGAAGATCTAATTTAA
- a CDS encoding MipA/OmpV family protein: MKNILIVFICILSSQVLSKSKEPHYWGIGFGYRNARIPYTSDDKYVSDIIPLFYYKRGDFELDGLSARGKLIKHEKWRANLYTTYRFFDIPKEFQNEVRGSAFDYGLEFQFIHNTFWQSNAQILVDSSTRPYINFETKAGFSWKSLFFEPFAYAQIRSTEFNNRYYGYNGTAKPGSGYEVGAGVETTIHIHRDFNLLAHAKVSTLDNHTASTDAISSQVNTETFLGIAFLSDRLHKSNAIEFPKRKKLKSKEFIRAAYTKATPSNLSDILSFHTATDEYNNDMVSLAYGIPLSDTFMGGDIPVYLLPNYVRHLKSEVQGYSNEYVIAVKIFIPFNWPTKWRLGLAEGISYVDEITYIEEIDIAGKGYRDSKFMNYLDFSIDFNLEKFGLKHSWAGLLIHHRSSIFESSSVFGRIKGGSNYLGLYIQQEL, translated from the coding sequence ATGAAAAATATTCTAATTGTATTTATATGTATACTCTCTTCCCAAGTACTTTCAAAAAGCAAGGAGCCTCATTACTGGGGAATTGGGTTTGGGTATAGAAATGCTAGAATTCCATACACTTCAGATGACAAATATGTCTCAGATATCATTCCTCTATTTTACTATAAAAGAGGAGACTTCGAACTAGATGGATTAAGCGCTAGAGGGAAACTAATAAAACATGAAAAATGGCGCGCCAACCTTTATACAACCTATCGTTTCTTTGATATTCCCAAAGAGTTTCAAAATGAAGTTCGTGGCTCTGCCTTTGATTACGGCCTTGAATTTCAATTTATTCACAACACATTTTGGCAATCGAATGCTCAGATCCTAGTTGATAGCTCTACTAGGCCCTATATAAATTTCGAAACAAAAGCAGGCTTCAGTTGGAAGAGTCTTTTCTTTGAACCATTTGCCTATGCCCAAATTAGAAGTACAGAATTTAATAACCGTTACTATGGCTATAATGGAACTGCTAAGCCTGGCTCTGGTTATGAAGTCGGAGCTGGTGTTGAAACGACAATACATATCCATAGAGACTTTAACCTCCTGGCCCACGCAAAAGTAAGTACTCTTGATAATCACACTGCTAGTACCGATGCTATAAGCAGCCAAGTCAACACTGAAACATTTCTTGGAATCGCTTTTCTTTCAGATAGACTACATAAGAGTAATGCAATTGAATTTCCAAAAAGAAAAAAGCTTAAAAGCAAAGAGTTCATTAGGGCCGCATACACCAAAGCAACACCTTCAAACTTAAGCGACATATTATCATTTCATACTGCCACTGATGAATACAACAATGACATGGTATCACTAGCTTACGGGATCCCTCTTTCAGACACATTTATGGGTGGGGATATTCCAGTATACTTACTCCCAAATTATGTAAGACATCTAAAGAGTGAAGTACAAGGTTATAGTAATGAATACGTGATCGCTGTGAAAATATTCATTCCATTTAATTGGCCAACAAAATGGCGACTTGGATTAGCAGAAGGTATTTCATACGTTGATGAAATTACCTATATTGAAGAAATTGATATAGCTGGAAAGGGATACCGTGATAGCAAGTTTATGAACTACCTCGACTTCTCTATCGACTTCAATCTTGAAAAGTTTGGCCTCAAGCATTCTTGGGCCGGGTTATTGATTCACCATCGCTCTTCAATCTTCGAATCTTCATCTGTATTTGGAAGAATTAAAGGCGGCAGCAATTATCTTGGGCTATATATTCAACAAGAACTATAG
- a CDS encoding phospholipase A, with protein sequence MTFQRSIYCALLLNFTISIFAQDSLEKTIQKRQKEDEASNNTISLVTAHRPNYVLPVTYMHDPNESSINDDDELKNEETKFQLSFKFTVFSKLFNSNTDLNFAYTQKSVWQLFNKKNSAAFRDTNYEPEIFLSMMPFEDNWTIFRNYYHLGFAHQSNGKDIPQSRSWNRVFFTTFFDYRETLFMLKVWYRIPEEKKTSPTDYTGDDNPDINEYMGNFELTTIHKVNGHTLSLMLRNNLRSDNKGAVELSWSFPLPETRLKGYVQYFDGYGESLIDYNYKMTRIGLGVAFTDWL encoded by the coding sequence ATGACTTTTCAAAGAAGCATTTATTGCGCCTTATTACTCAATTTCACGATCTCAATCTTTGCCCAGGACTCACTTGAGAAAACGATACAAAAGAGACAAAAAGAAGATGAGGCCTCTAATAATACCATTTCACTTGTAACTGCCCATCGACCAAATTATGTCCTGCCTGTGACTTATATGCATGATCCTAATGAGTCTTCGATAAACGATGACGACGAATTAAAGAACGAGGAAACAAAGTTTCAATTAAGCTTTAAATTTACTGTATTTTCAAAATTATTTAATTCAAATACAGACTTAAACTTTGCCTATACACAAAAGTCCGTATGGCAACTATTTAACAAGAAAAACTCAGCAGCATTCAGGGATACTAATTACGAACCAGAGATATTTTTATCCATGATGCCATTTGAAGATAATTGGACGATCTTTAGAAATTATTATCACCTTGGTTTTGCACATCAATCTAATGGGAAAGATATCCCACAATCAAGAAGTTGGAATCGAGTCTTCTTCACAACATTCTTTGACTACCGTGAAACACTTTTCATGTTGAAAGTGTGGTATCGAATTCCAGAGGAAAAAAAGACAAGTCCTACAGACTACACTGGTGACGATAATCCAGATATTAATGAGTATATGGGTAATTTTGAATTAACTACGATTCATAAAGTTAATGGTCACACACTTTCTCTAATGTTAAGAAATAATCTTAGAAGCGATAATAAAGGTGCTGTCGAGTTATCTTGGTCATTTCCTCTGCCTGAAACCAGACTTAAAGGATATGTTCAATATTTTGATGGATATGGTGAATCGTTAATTGATTATAATTATAAGATGACACGTATTGGATTAGGTGTCGCATTTACAGATTGGTTATAG
- a CDS encoding NADH-quinone oxidoreductase subunit N translates to MALNYLASISHYIPELLVCFTMGALILIEATYGNDDKGSSKKMFYWSSMIGLLCALIYQVKGLGTDATHIFTKSVVMDHFSGFAKIVMILSTAGAIYLSKVSKDLYEGTKAEFGILAMGILVGGMLLASANNMLIFFIGIETLSILSYAMAALKKNDERSTEAGLKYVLYGGATSGMMLFGMSHIFGTLGTINFSEMIPMMSALTEDQILILIPSFLLFFVGIGYKIACVPFHMWSPDVYEGSPLPVTAFFSLVPKFAGIAAFTRLTQIFFAGDVGMLKHSWIFLLMMVAALTMTVGNVSAIGQRSIKRMLAFSSISHAGVMMLGAIVLGEMGATAILFYAVTYLFMTLVAFYIASFIQDHYGNDHIDRFAGLIKKHPFAAIAMTITMFSLAGLPPLAGFVAKFNILAAVVQQKYYVLAVITAVNSVISLYYYMKVVRVMVLKDAESDEKVAGLGFVNQLIIGVYTAPVLIIGIFWQKLLSLANGALLLIK, encoded by the coding sequence ATGGCTTTAAATTATTTAGCGAGTATCTCACATTATATTCCGGAGCTTTTAGTATGCTTCACGATGGGGGCCTTAATCCTCATCGAAGCTACTTACGGAAATGATGATAAGGGTAGCTCGAAAAAAATGTTTTACTGGAGTTCGATGATTGGACTTTTATGTGCTCTGATTTATCAAGTTAAAGGTCTTGGTACTGATGCAACACATATTTTTACAAAGTCTGTTGTCATGGACCATTTCTCTGGTTTTGCTAAGATCGTTATGATCTTAAGTACGGCAGGGGCAATTTATCTTTCTAAAGTTTCTAAAGATCTTTATGAAGGTACGAAAGCTGAGTTTGGTATCTTAGCAATGGGAATCTTAGTTGGTGGTATGCTTCTAGCATCTGCAAACAATATGCTAATTTTCTTTATTGGTATTGAAACACTTTCAATCCTTTCTTATGCAATGGCAGCTCTTAAGAAAAATGATGAGCGCTCTACTGAAGCAGGTCTTAAGTATGTACTATATGGTGGTGCAACTTCAGGGATGATGTTATTTGGTATGAGTCACATCTTTGGAACTCTTGGAACAATTAATTTCTCTGAGATGATCCCAATGATGTCTGCATTAACTGAAGATCAAATACTTATTCTGATTCCTTCGTTCTTATTATTCTTTGTTGGTATCGGATATAAAATTGCTTGTGTACCATTCCATATGTGGTCACCAGATGTTTATGAAGGTTCACCTCTTCCAGTAACTGCTTTCTTCTCATTAGTTCCGAAGTTTGCAGGTATCGCAGCATTTACTAGATTAACTCAAATCTTCTTTGCAGGGGATGTTGGGATGCTTAAACATTCTTGGATCTTCCTATTGATGATGGTTGCAGCGCTGACGATGACAGTAGGTAATGTCTCTGCAATTGGACAAAGATCAATTAAGAGAATGCTAGCTTTCTCTTCTATCTCACACGCTGGTGTAATGATGTTAGGGGCCATTGTTCTTGGTGAAATGGGTGCAACAGCTATCCTTTTTTACGCGGTAACATACCTTTTCATGACTCTTGTAGCATTCTATATTGCTTCATTTATCCAAGATCACTATGGTAATGATCATATCGATCGTTTTGCTGGTCTTATTAAAAAGCATCCATTTGCTGCAATCGCTATGACAATTACAATGTTCTCATTAGCAGGTCTTCCACCTCTAGCGGGATTCGTTGCAAAATTTAATATCTTAGCTGCAGTTGTTCAGCAAAAGTACTATGTACTAGCTGTTATCACTGCTGTTAACTCAGTTATCTCGCTTTACTACTACATGAAAGTTGTAAGAGTGATGGTACTGAAAGATGCTGAATCAGATGAGAAGGTTGCAGGTCTTGGATTTGTTAATCAACTTATTATTGGTGTTTACACTGCACCAGTACTGATTATTGGTATCTTCTGGCAAAAGTTACTTTCTCTTGCCAATGGAGCCCTGCTTCTAATTAAGTAG